From the bacterium genome, the window GCGCCGTCCTCGCGCGCGAGCACCGCACCGTCACGCACGGCTCGGCGCTGACGCCGGCGGACCTGCGCGAGCTCTTCGGCGACTTCGAGCTCGACCCGCCGACGCAGCGGCTCTTCGTCGAGCTGCCGCCGCCGACGCTCGAGGACAACATCGGGGACCTCGAGCGGCTGCGCCGCGAGCTGGCGCGGGCGCACGGGGTCGGGGAGTTCGCCGTCGACCACGCCTGTCTCGCGCAGCTGGCGCGCCGCCTGCGCCAGGCCGACTGGAAGGTGACCGCGACGCTGACCCGCGGCGGCGACGGCGAGGGGCCGCGGCTGATCGCGCTGGACCCGGGGGACCGCTCCGGGAAGCACTACGGACTGGCCATCGACATCGGCACGACCACCGTCTGGGCGGAGCTCGTCGACCTGGCGAGCCGCGAGACGCTCGGACGCGAGTCGGAGTACAACAGCCAGATCAGCCTCGGGGACGACATCATCTCGCGCATCGTCGCCTCGATGAAGAAGGACGGCCTCGCGCGCCTGCAGTCGCTCGTCGCCGGGACCATCAACACGCTGGTCGACCGTCTCCTCGAGAAGACGGGGGTCGAGCGCGACGACATCGTCTACGCGGTGGCCGCGGGCAACACGACCATGGTCCACCTCTTCTTCGGGATCGAGTCGCGCTACATCCGGGAGGAGCCCTACATCCCGACCGTGAACTTCCCGCCGGCGCTCCCCGCCGCGGCGCTGGGGCTGCGGCTGGCGCCGGGCGCGCGCGTCCTCTGCGTCCCCGGGCGCGCCAGCTACGTCGGCGGCGACATCACCGCCGGCCTGCTCGCCGCCGGGGTCTACCGCAGCGACAAGCTCACGCTCTACATCGACATCGGCACCAACGGGGAGATGGCGCTCGGCAACCGCGAGTGGCTGCTCTCCTGCGCCTGCTCGGCCGGCCCGGCCTTCGAGGGCGGCTCGGTCAAGCACGGGATGCGCGCGGTGCTCGGGGCGATCGAGATCGTGCGCATCGACCCGGACACGCTCGAGCCGATGATCGTCACGATCGGGCAGAAGAAGGCCAAGGGCATCTGCGGCTCGGGCCTCATCGATGCCGTCGCCGAGCTCTTCCTCACGGGGGTCATCAACGAGCGGGGGAAGTTCAACATGGAGCTGGCGCACCCGCGCCTGCGCACCGTGGACGGGATCGCCGAGTACCTGCTGGTGCCGGGGGAGCAGTCGGGCACCGGCGCCGACATCGCGATCACCGAGGCGGACCTCGACAACCTCATCCGCACCAAGGGGGCGATCTACGCCGGCATCATGACGCTGCTCGGCCAGATGGAGATGCCGGTCGAGGCGATCGAGCAGGTCTACATCGCCGGCGGCTTCGGCCGCTACCTCGAGCTGGACCAGGCGATCACCATCGGGCTGCTCCCGGAGTTCCCCGAGGAGAAGGTCAAGTACGTCGGCAACGGCTCGCTCCTCGGGGCGCACCTGGTGCTGCTCTCGCGGGCCGCGCGCGAGACCGCCGGGGAGATCGCGCGGGGCATGACGTACCTCGAGCTGAGCACCAACCCGGGCTTCATGGACAACTATGTCTCGGCGCTGTTCCTGCCGCACACCGACCAGCACGCCTTCCCCTCGGTCCTGCAGCGGGTCTCGCGGGCGCACTGACGCAAGAGGAGGAGGCCTTTCGGTGAGCTACACGATCGCGGTGGCCGGCAAGGGCGGGACCGGCAAGACGACCATCTCGAGCCTCGTGGTGCGGCACTTCGTCCGCGCGGGGAAGACGCCGGTCTTCGCCGTCGACGCGGACGCGAACTACAACCTCAACGACCAGCTCGGGGTGGAGGTCAAGCGGACGATCGGCGCCTCCCGCGAGGAGATGAAGCGCAAGATCACCGCGAACGAGATCCCGCCGGGCATGTCCAAGGACGACTGGATCGAGATGCAGATGTCCGCGGACCTCATCGAGGCCGAGGGCTTCGACCTGCTCGTCATGGGGCGGCCGGAGGGGCCGGGGTGCTACTGCGCGGCGAACAACACGCTGCGCCGGCACCTCGAGATCCTCTCGAACAACTACCCGGTGATCGTCATCGACAACGAGGCGGGCATGGAGCACCTCTCGCGGCGCACGACGGCGAACATCGACCTGCTCCTGCTGGTCTCGGAGCCGAGCCCGGTCGGCATCATGACCGCGGCCCGCATCCGCGACCTGGCCCGGGAGATGGAGGTCAAGGTCGCGCGCTCGGGCCTCGTCATCAACCGCGTCCCGAACCCCGGCCTCGGGGTCCGGCTCGTGGAGGAGGCGCGCGGGCGCGGCCTCGAGGTCCTCGGCACGGTGCCGCTCGACGAGGCGGTGGTCGAGCAGGCGATGGCGCACCAGCCCGCGTTCCGGCTGCCCGACGGCGCGCCGGCGGTCAAGGCAATCGAAGCGGTTCTCTCAACCGTGTCCCTGTAATTCGGAGGGCATGAACATTAACTGCAGACCGATCAAAAGGGTTCAGATGCAAGGCGCGCGACGCGCGAATGCCGAGACGTACGAGGTGTACGTCGCAGGCAGGCGCGAGGAGCGCACCGCCGCAGATGA encodes:
- a CDS encoding ASKHA domain-containing protein, whose amino-acid sequence is MARVRFEPSGREVEIAAGESLLRAAIVAGVHVNASCGGTGSCGKCRVVVEQGAVATEPTGKLSAEQIAAGSVLACTSTVSGDVAVRVPVESQLGDTRAVLAREHRTVTHGSALTPADLRELFGDFELDPPTQRLFVELPPPTLEDNIGDLERLRRELARAHGVGEFAVDHACLAQLARRLRQADWKVTATLTRGGDGEGPRLIALDPGDRSGKHYGLAIDIGTTTVWAELVDLASRETLGRESEYNSQISLGDDIISRIVASMKKDGLARLQSLVAGTINTLVDRLLEKTGVERDDIVYAVAAGNTTMVHLFFGIESRYIREEPYIPTVNFPPALPAAALGLRLAPGARVLCVPGRASYVGGDITAGLLAAGVYRSDKLTLYIDIGTNGEMALGNREWLLSCACSAGPAFEGGSVKHGMRAVLGAIEIVRIDPDTLEPMIVTIGQKKAKGICGSGLIDAVAELFLTGVINERGKFNMELAHPRLRTVDGIAEYLLVPGEQSGTGADIAITEADLDNLIRTKGAIYAGIMTLLGQMEMPVEAIEQVYIAGGFGRYLELDQAITIGLLPEFPEEKVKYVGNGSLLGAHLVLLSRAARETAGEIARGMTYLELSTNPGFMDNYVSALFLPHTDQHAFPSVLQRVSRAH
- a CDS encoding AAA family ATPase; this translates as MSYTIAVAGKGGTGKTTISSLVVRHFVRAGKTPVFAVDADANYNLNDQLGVEVKRTIGASREEMKRKITANEIPPGMSKDDWIEMQMSADLIEAEGFDLLVMGRPEGPGCYCAANNTLRRHLEILSNNYPVIVIDNEAGMEHLSRRTTANIDLLLLVSEPSPVGIMTAARIRDLAREMEVKVARSGLVINRVPNPGLGVRLVEEARGRGLEVLGTVPLDEAVVEQAMAHQPAFRLPDGAPAVKAIEAVLSTVSL